One region of Vicinamibacterales bacterium genomic DNA includes:
- the uvrA gene encoding excinuclease ABC subunit UvrA: protein MAISETRGQIAVRGARTHNLKNVDLTLPTRSLIVMTGVSGSGKSSLAFDTIYAEGQRRYVESLSAYARQFLERMEKPDVDSIEGICPAIAIRQKNSIRNPRSTVGTTTEMHDYLRLLYARVGRTFCRGCGREVIRETAEVVATRLGALPAGTRLLIGFDMPVVAAAPIAGSADREQDEEDPADGGEDAGPPQPELPDLIDPVAETIAALRRKGFGRLYVDGNTLTLEDADTAALKDRPTLQVIVDRVKVDAEVRARLTDSIETAYREGGGAAFAIEADSGTLHRFSERFECRECNIPYEVPQPRLFSFNNPFGACPLCHGFGNIIELDMALVIPDASKSIQQNAIEPWSKPHYRAQLAELKRVGRKRVRLDVPWSALSDDEKRFVIEGDGAAWEGVKGFFRWLERKKYKVHVRVFLSRYRGYLTCPECGGARLRREARDVQVGGRTIDAVCGLTVRDAAVFFGQLELSPKDAAVAEKVLGEILRRLGFLRDVGLDYLTLDRLSSTLSGGESQRINLATSLGSALVDTLYVLDEPSIGLHSRDNERLIAILRQLRDQGNTVLVVEHDADMIRVADTVVDMGLGAGEQGGRVIFSGPLDKLLQEPRSLTAKYLRDELAIPVPATRRRPSNQRIKVFGASEHNLKGVDVEIPLGMLTCVTGVSGSGKSTFVHDVLYAALKRAKGDWDRRVGTHRKLEGAEFVTDVVLVDQAPIGRTPRSNPVTYLKAFDPIRELFAATKDARTRGLTASHFSFNVPGGRCEACEGEGEVKVEMQFLADVFVPCDVCEGKRFKAQVLEVKYRGRGVDQVLDMTVREALTFFSTSPKVLRRLQVLDEIGLGYLRLGQPATTLSGGEAQRIKIAAHLSTQTGDRVLYILDEPTTGLHFDDIAKLLAAFKKLLQAGHSLLVIEHNLDVIKTADWIVDLGPEGGEEGGQVVAIGTPEQLVQIVASHTGRYLRDVLATGRANAYAN from the coding sequence ATGGCTATCAGCGAGACCCGGGGACAGATCGCCGTTCGCGGCGCCCGCACCCACAACCTGAAGAACGTCGACCTGACGTTGCCGACGCGCTCGCTGATCGTGATGACCGGCGTCAGCGGTTCGGGCAAGTCGTCGCTGGCCTTCGACACGATCTACGCCGAAGGGCAGCGGCGCTACGTCGAGTCGCTCTCGGCCTACGCCCGGCAGTTCCTCGAGCGGATGGAGAAGCCTGACGTCGACAGCATCGAAGGCATCTGTCCGGCGATCGCGATCCGCCAGAAGAACAGCATCCGCAATCCTCGTTCGACGGTCGGCACCACCACGGAAATGCACGACTACCTGCGGCTGCTCTACGCCCGCGTCGGTCGTACGTTCTGCCGCGGCTGCGGCCGCGAGGTGATCCGCGAGACGGCGGAAGTCGTGGCGACCCGGCTCGGCGCGCTGCCGGCGGGGACGCGCCTGCTCATCGGTTTCGACATGCCGGTCGTGGCCGCGGCGCCGATCGCCGGGTCGGCCGATCGAGAACAGGACGAGGAGGATCCCGCCGACGGCGGCGAGGACGCCGGCCCGCCGCAGCCGGAGCTGCCGGACCTGATCGATCCGGTCGCCGAGACGATCGCCGCGCTGCGGCGCAAGGGCTTCGGACGCCTCTACGTCGACGGGAATACGCTGACGCTCGAGGACGCCGACACGGCGGCGCTCAAGGACCGCCCGACGCTCCAGGTGATCGTCGATCGCGTGAAGGTCGACGCCGAGGTGCGGGCGCGGCTGACCGATTCGATCGAGACCGCGTACCGGGAGGGCGGCGGTGCCGCCTTCGCCATCGAAGCCGACTCGGGCACGCTCCATCGTTTCTCCGAGCGCTTCGAGTGCCGCGAGTGCAACATCCCATACGAGGTGCCGCAGCCGCGCCTGTTCTCGTTCAACAATCCGTTCGGGGCCTGTCCGCTGTGCCACGGTTTCGGCAACATCATCGAGCTCGACATGGCTCTGGTGATCCCCGACGCGTCGAAGTCGATCCAGCAGAACGCCATCGAGCCGTGGAGCAAGCCGCACTACCGCGCGCAACTCGCCGAGCTGAAGCGCGTCGGCCGCAAGCGCGTCCGGCTCGACGTCCCGTGGTCGGCCTTGAGCGACGACGAGAAGCGGTTCGTGATCGAGGGCGACGGCGCGGCGTGGGAAGGCGTGAAGGGGTTCTTCCGCTGGCTCGAGCGCAAGAAGTACAAGGTGCACGTCCGGGTGTTCCTGAGCCGTTATCGCGGCTACCTCACCTGTCCGGAGTGCGGCGGCGCGCGGCTGCGCCGCGAGGCGCGCGACGTCCAGGTCGGCGGCCGCACGATCGACGCGGTCTGCGGCCTCACCGTCCGCGACGCGGCCGTCTTTTTCGGGCAGCTCGAGCTCTCGCCGAAGGACGCCGCCGTCGCCGAGAAGGTGCTGGGCGAGATCCTGCGCCGCCTCGGCTTCCTCCGCGACGTCGGCCTCGACTACCTCACGCTCGACCGTCTCTCCTCGACACTGTCGGGCGGCGAGTCGCAGCGGATCAATCTCGCCACCTCGCTCGGCTCTGCACTCGTCGACACCCTCTACGTCCTCGACGAGCCGTCGATCGGCCTGCATTCCCGCGACAACGAGCGCCTGATCGCGATCCTGCGGCAGCTCCGTGATCAGGGGAACACCGTGCTGGTGGTCGAGCACGACGCCGACATGATCAGGGTCGCCGACACCGTCGTCGACATGGGGCTCGGCGCCGGCGAGCAGGGCGGCCGCGTGATCTTCAGCGGACCGCTCGACAAGCTCCTGCAGGAGCCGCGGTCCCTGACCGCCAAGTACCTGCGCGACGAGCTGGCCATCCCGGTTCCGGCGACTCGCCGCCGCCCGAGCAATCAGCGCATCAAGGTGTTCGGCGCCTCCGAGCACAATCTCAAGGGCGTCGACGTCGAGATCCCGCTCGGGATGCTGACCTGCGTCACCGGGGTCAGCGGCTCGGGCAAGAGCACGTTCGTCCACGACGTGCTCTACGCCGCCCTCAAGCGCGCCAAGGGGGACTGGGATCGCCGCGTCGGCACGCACCGCAAGCTGGAAGGGGCCGAATTCGTCACCGACGTCGTGCTCGTCGACCAGGCGCCGATCGGGCGGACGCCGCGATCGAACCCGGTCACCTATCTCAAGGCGTTCGATCCCATCCGCGAGCTGTTCGCCGCGACCAAGGACGCCCGCACCCGCGGCCTGACCGCCAGCCACTTCTCGTTCAACGTGCCCGGCGGCCGCTGCGAGGCCTGCGAAGGGGAAGGCGAGGTCAAGGTCGAGATGCAGTTCCTCGCCGACGTTTTCGTGCCCTGCGACGTGTGCGAGGGCAAGCGGTTCAAGGCGCAGGTGCTCGAGGTGAAGTACCGCGGCCGCGGCGTCGATCAGGTGCTCGACATGACGGTGCGCGAGGCCCTGACGTTCTTCAGCACGTCGCCGAAAGTGCTGCGGCGGCTGCAGGTCCTCGACGAGATCGGGCTCGGCTACCTCCGGCTCGGACAGCCCGCGACGACGCTGTCGGGCGGCGAGGCACAGCGGATCAAGATCGCGGCGCACCTGTCGACGCAGACCGGCGATCGCGTCCTCTACATCCTCGACGAACCCACCACCGGACTGCATTTCGACGACATCGCGAAGCTGCTCGCCGCCTTCAAGAAGCTGCTGCAGGCCGGCCACAGCCTCCTGGTCATCGAACACAACCTCGACGTGATCAAGACCGCCGACTGGATCGTCGATCTCGGCCCCGAAGGCGGCGAGGAAGGCGGCCAAGTCGTCGCCATCGGTACCCCCGAGCAGCTGGTGCAGATCGTCGCCTCCCACACCGGCCGCTACCTGCGCGACGTGCTCGCGACCGGCCGTGCCAACGCCTACGCGAACTGA
- a CDS encoding HEAT repeat domain-containing protein, whose amino-acid sequence MTATKTLAFLLAASTTVAAQQMTFEDVVRNLRNPDPKARLAAIRLLREAKYPEAVAPMAPLVVDQFDDVQLEAISAELSFFLPDQDVRTKKMVGYVIEKRSSGVALQAFDLGPLAVWPRPAPPELLDALLTAIDDHDSKVRLEAIYAFGIVARPPISTDQQAKLIRGLDHYDPAIRSGVARVIERQKFPGMGDALIKAVNDSQPEVRFAAMRALGAVHEARAIPALTEQLAFYKKGEGAWSALHGLALIGAGSSVPVFTERLQDKDPYMRRSAAEGLGRTGDAASIESLERMVTTDESVMVRAACAFALQKLGRNYSARLVDLMNDTKAIPSAQEYLVELGPPMAGPLVPRLQEPGAAVRAAVADVLGAIGDVSTLPALEAVAKDTDPAVATAASRAIARIKSR is encoded by the coding sequence ATGACCGCTACAAAGACACTGGCATTCCTGCTGGCTGCGAGCACAACTGTTGCCGCGCAGCAGATGACGTTCGAAGACGTCGTCCGCAACCTGCGCAATCCGGACCCGAAGGCGCGCCTCGCCGCGATCCGGCTTCTGCGCGAGGCGAAGTACCCGGAGGCCGTCGCGCCGATGGCGCCCCTGGTCGTCGATCAGTTCGATGACGTGCAGCTCGAGGCGATCTCCGCCGAGCTGAGCTTCTTCCTTCCCGATCAGGACGTCCGCACCAAGAAGATGGTCGGCTACGTGATCGAGAAGCGCAGTTCCGGGGTGGCGCTCCAGGCGTTCGACCTCGGGCCGCTCGCGGTCTGGCCGCGACCGGCGCCGCCGGAACTGCTCGACGCGCTCCTCACGGCGATCGACGACCACGACTCGAAGGTCCGGCTCGAAGCGATCTATGCGTTCGGGATCGTCGCCAGGCCGCCAATCTCGACCGACCAGCAGGCGAAGTTGATCCGCGGCCTCGATCACTACGACCCGGCAATCCGAAGCGGCGTCGCCAGGGTGATCGAACGGCAGAAATTTCCAGGCATGGGCGATGCGCTGATCAAGGCGGTCAATGACTCGCAGCCGGAGGTGCGCTTCGCCGCGATGCGCGCGCTCGGCGCCGTCCACGAAGCACGCGCCATTCCGGCGCTGACCGAGCAGCTGGCGTTCTACAAGAAGGGCGAGGGCGCCTGGTCGGCCCTGCACGGCCTCGCCCTGATCGGCGCGGGGAGCAGCGTGCCGGTGTTCACCGAGCGGCTGCAGGACAAGGATCCCTACATGCGCCGGTCCGCTGCCGAGGGGCTTGGCCGGACCGGCGACGCCGCGTCGATCGAGTCGCTGGAACGGATGGTGACGACCGACGAAAGCGTGATGGTCCGGGCGGCGTGCGCCTTCGCGCTGCAGAAGCTCGGACGCAACTACTCCGCACGGCTGGTCGACCTGATGAACGACACCAAGGCGATCCCGTCCGCGCAGGAGTATCTGGTCGAACTGGGGCCGCCCATGGCGGGCCCGCTGGTTCCTCGTCTGCAGGAGCCGGGCGCGGCCGTTCGCGCCGCCGTCGCCGACGTGCTGGGCGCGATTGGCGACGTGTCGACGCTGCCAGCGCTCGAAGCGGTGGCTAAGGACACCGATCCGGCCGTCGCCACCGCGGCCAGCCGGGCTATCGCTCGCATCAAGTCGCGTTGA
- a CDS encoding DNA-3-methyladenine glycosylase, with the protein MTAARAGRARVRVLPRRFYNRPTLDVARDLIGKVLVHETRTGAVSGVIVEAEAYIGENDPACHAAPGPTRRNAPLYGPPGIAYVYLNYGIHYLVNAVTEAEGWPAAVLIRALEPLEGIAVMRRRRGKGADAAVDDLCRGPGNLTKALGISLTQNCADLTGGALRIEDRGLPARRVAWSRRIGLNVGVEQEWRVAAWGSRALSGRQPGRLLEP; encoded by the coding sequence TTGACCGCTGCCCGCGCCGGCCGCGCCCGGGTTCGCGTTCTGCCGCGCCGCTTTTACAACCGCCCGACTCTCGACGTCGCGCGCGACCTGATCGGCAAGGTCCTCGTTCACGAGACACGCACGGGCGCCGTCTCCGGCGTCATCGTGGAAGCCGAAGCGTACATCGGCGAGAACGACCCCGCCTGCCACGCGGCCCCGGGTCCGACCCGGCGCAACGCACCGCTTTACGGTCCGCCCGGCATCGCCTACGTTTATCTCAATTACGGCATCCACTACCTCGTCAACGCCGTGACGGAGGCGGAAGGGTGGCCGGCGGCCGTGCTGATCCGCGCGCTCGAGCCGCTCGAAGGCATCGCCGTGATGCGCCGGCGGCGAGGCAAGGGCGCCGATGCGGCTGTCGACGACTTGTGCCGCGGCCCAGGCAACCTGACGAAAGCGCTGGGCATTTCGCTGACGCAGAACTGCGCCGACCTGACCGGCGGCGCGCTCCGAATCGAAGATCGAGGTCTGCCGGCGCGAAGGGTCGCCTGGAGCCGGCGAATCGGCCTCAACGTTGGCGTCGAGCAGGAATGGCGAGTCGCGGCGTGGGGCAGTCGTGCCTTATCGGGGCGACAGCCGGGGCGGCTCCTAGAGCCCTGA
- a CDS encoding MtrB/PioB family decaheme-associated outer membrane protein, translated as MRRLLTTVFIALLPTIALAQAQPPAAPAAASPSEEPRSLFDDSWRQLFIGGRGTSIDGDPARFQRYQDERNGVLLSGFRYAAVQPGGDWAFHAKADNVGYYDQEYHANYERTGRFALSGSFQGIPQFYSVDTKTPYTGVGGGTLVLDDATQQAIQNGDPAKLNLYVPIANQFDLRERRDIGHVDFSATPTAHVDVHATFTTQKHSGELPWGASFGFSNDVEVPLPYDSRTNDFAIDTEWTNSQNMLRVGYSGSWFNNLQPTLVWDSPLQLTDTSSAPGRGQMALWPTNSAQTISFGGYHKMAHHTQVTGFFSYGDWSNDSPLLPFTINSALPQIALPRASTEGDAHVFSTNLGLVSHPSKDWRFSAKFRNYTYDNEMPATSITQYVAYDSSVSTTPTGGPDLFAHSRTNFDADATWSHIKSVALTAGYTRNDYGWDFRTFQSSGENVLRLSADAVGTTWATFRVQYEASSRTGSGLDETQLTAIGEQPLMRNFDLADRMRNRFSGQVDIVPADAWTISLSTGVLNDDYKNTFYGLLSSKGYNTSVAADYHVANGLGAGVTYNYENYEGLQRSHEGDSSDAQFNDPLRDWTADSTERVHYFSIYATPPRLGPKTEIRFSYDFSHAEGNYLYAIPTGSPIATPNQLPNVFNKLQQLHIDARHRLSEKIAATFSYLYEPFSVYDFAFDPSVVNGIAQPSSLVMGYVYRPYTANSFVVGLRVNW; from the coding sequence ATGCGACGACTGCTGACGACCGTTTTCATCGCCTTACTGCCTACGATCGCACTGGCGCAGGCGCAGCCGCCCGCGGCGCCGGCGGCCGCCTCCCCGAGCGAGGAGCCACGCAGCCTCTTCGACGACAGCTGGAGACAGCTCTTCATCGGCGGACGCGGCACCAGCATCGACGGCGATCCCGCCCGCTTCCAGCGCTACCAGGACGAGCGCAACGGCGTGCTCCTCTCCGGGTTCCGCTACGCGGCCGTCCAGCCCGGCGGCGACTGGGCCTTCCACGCCAAGGCCGACAACGTCGGCTACTACGACCAGGAATACCACGCGAACTACGAGCGCACCGGCCGCTTCGCCCTGAGCGGTTCGTTCCAGGGCATCCCGCAGTTCTACAGCGTCGACACCAAGACGCCGTATACCGGCGTCGGCGGCGGCACGCTGGTCCTCGACGATGCCACGCAGCAGGCCATCCAGAACGGCGACCCGGCCAAACTCAACCTCTACGTGCCGATCGCGAACCAGTTCGACCTGCGGGAGCGGCGCGACATCGGCCACGTCGACTTCTCCGCAACACCAACCGCGCACGTCGACGTCCACGCGACTTTCACGACGCAGAAACACAGCGGCGAGCTGCCCTGGGGCGCGAGCTTCGGGTTCAGCAACGACGTCGAGGTGCCGCTGCCCTACGACTCGCGCACCAACGATTTCGCGATCGATACGGAGTGGACGAATTCGCAGAACATGCTGCGGGTGGGTTACAGCGGCTCGTGGTTCAACAATCTCCAGCCGACGCTGGTGTGGGACAGCCCGCTGCAGCTCACCGACACCTCCTCGGCGCCTGGACGTGGTCAGATGGCTCTCTGGCCGACCAACTCGGCGCAGACGATCAGCTTCGGCGGCTATCACAAGATGGCGCACCACACGCAGGTGACCGGCTTCTTCTCCTACGGCGACTGGAGCAACGACTCGCCGCTGCTGCCCTTCACCATCAACAGCGCCCTGCCGCAAATCGCGCTGCCGCGCGCGAGCACCGAGGGGGACGCGCACGTTTTCTCGACGAATCTCGGCCTCGTCTCTCACCCGTCCAAGGACTGGCGGTTCAGCGCGAAGTTCCGCAACTACACCTACGACAATGAGATGCCGGCCACCTCGATCACGCAGTACGTGGCCTACGACTCGAGCGTGTCGACGACGCCGACCGGCGGTCCCGATCTCTTCGCCCACAGCCGCACCAACTTCGACGCCGACGCCACCTGGAGTCACATCAAGTCTGTGGCCCTCACGGCTGGCTATACCCGGAACGACTACGGCTGGGACTTCCGCACCTTCCAGAGCTCGGGTGAGAACGTGCTGCGGCTGTCGGCCGACGCGGTCGGCACGACGTGGGCCACGTTCCGCGTCCAGTACGAGGCCAGCAGCCGCACCGGCTCAGGCCTCGACGAGACGCAGCTCACGGCGATCGGCGAACAGCCGTTGATGCGCAACTTCGATCTCGCGGATCGTATGCGCAACCGTTTCAGCGGCCAGGTCGACATCGTCCCGGCCGACGCCTGGACGATCAGTCTGTCGACCGGCGTCCTCAACGACGACTACAAGAACACGTTCTACGGGCTTCTCAGCTCCAAGGGCTACAACACGTCGGTTGCGGCCGACTACCACGTCGCGAACGGCCTCGGCGCGGGCGTCACCTACAACTATGAGAATTACGAAGGGCTGCAGCGCTCGCATGAAGGAGACTCGTCCGACGCGCAATTCAACGATCCCCTGCGCGACTGGACGGCCGACTCGACCGAGCGGGTCCACTACTTCTCGATCTATGCGACGCCGCCGCGCCTTGGACCGAAAACCGAGATCCGCTTCTCGTACGACTTCAGCCACGCGGAAGGCAATTATCTCTACGCGATTCCCACCGGCAGCCCGATCGCCACGCCCAATCAGCTGCCCAACGTGTTCAACAAGCTGCAGCAGCTGCACATCGACGCGCGGCACCGGCTGTCCGAGAAAATTGCGGCGACCTTCTCGTATCTCTACGAGCCGTTCAGCGTCTATGACTTCGCGTTCGATCCCAGCGTCGTCAATGGAATCGCGCAGCCCAGCTCGCTGGTGATGGGCTACGTGTACCGGCCGTATACGGCCAACTCCTTCGTTGTCGGCCTGCGGGTCAACTGGTGA
- a CDS encoding DmsE family decaheme c-type cytochrome yields MAASVFACAVLVRMAGGGIPDAVVSAAALQQAPVTFSQGAATSAQAKPAPPAPAALQPGYVGSDTCITCHDSEEKSILASKHGEAKNPRTPAATQGCESCHGPGQAHVDDDAKGHIKKFKAMTSAETNQTCLTCHNRGTHAGWEGSAHERRDLSCTTCHSVHHPESAEMQLVKPTETQVCVTCHRAQVAKTERAVAHMPVREGKMSCSSCHNPHGSVSNVKNLKSGSSVNELCTTCHTEMRGPMLFEHEPVRENCTTCHDPHGSSNDRMLVVRMPMLCQRCHIASKHPATLYDTDQITTNKSNRMFGRSCVNCHSNIHGSNHPSGQFFMR; encoded by the coding sequence ATGGCCGCGAGCGTTTTCGCTTGTGCAGTTCTGGTCCGGATGGCGGGAGGCGGCATACCTGACGCCGTTGTCTCGGCGGCCGCTCTGCAACAGGCCCCCGTCACGTTCTCGCAGGGTGCCGCGACGTCCGCACAGGCCAAGCCCGCCCCGCCCGCGCCCGCCGCGCTCCAGCCTGGCTACGTCGGCTCCGACACCTGCATCACGTGCCACGACAGCGAGGAAAAGTCGATCCTCGCGTCGAAGCACGGCGAAGCGAAGAACCCGCGCACGCCAGCGGCGACGCAGGGCTGCGAGAGCTGCCACGGCCCCGGCCAGGCGCATGTCGACGACGACGCCAAGGGACACATCAAGAAGTTCAAGGCGATGACGTCGGCCGAGACCAACCAGACGTGCCTGACGTGTCACAACCGCGGTACGCACGCCGGGTGGGAAGGCAGCGCACACGAGCGCCGCGACCTCTCCTGCACGACCTGCCACAGCGTGCACCACCCGGAATCGGCGGAAATGCAGCTAGTCAAGCCGACCGAGACCCAGGTGTGCGTGACGTGCCACCGCGCGCAGGTGGCCAAGACCGAACGCGCGGTCGCGCACATGCCGGTGCGCGAAGGGAAGATGTCGTGCAGTTCGTGCCACAACCCGCACGGATCGGTCAGCAACGTCAAGAACCTGAAGAGCGGCAGTTCGGTCAACGAACTCTGCACCACCTGCCACACCGAGATGCGCGGGCCGATGCTTTTCGAGCACGAGCCGGTGCGCGAGAACTGCACGACCTGCCATGATCCGCACGGCTCGTCCAACGATCGCATGCTCGTGGTGCGCATGCCGATGCTCTGCCAGCGCTGCCACATCGCCAGCAAGCACCCGGCGACGCTCTACGACACGGACCAGATCACGACGAATAAGAGCAATCGCATGTTCGGCCGGTCCTGCGTGAACTGCCATTCGAACATCCACGGTTCGAACCACCCGTCGGGACAGTTCTTCATGCGCTAG
- a CDS encoding formate dehydrogenase accessory protein FdhE, with translation MTLDVWVGSHAFLRPLANLHAQLEAAVAAAAPPEPALPEWRTYESEFDGGVPLLASTGAAIDLGAIDAAGDRAIEALNGHAPDDPGLRECVAWMARSAALRPVVDAFAAWRDDTRWMRPYCPLCGSAPAMAQLTGIEPGRLRHLVCGHCATRWRYGRTTCPFCETESSRLSSLAAEGECGLRIDYCETCRAYLKTYNGQGHEAVLLADWTSLHLDLAACERGWRRAAGSLYSFDTNDPAAPPAYRSDSDDSGLPATAGGLTRELLRD, from the coding sequence ATGACCCTCGACGTCTGGGTCGGTTCGCACGCGTTCCTGCGGCCGCTCGCGAATCTGCACGCTCAACTCGAGGCCGCCGTCGCGGCGGCGGCGCCGCCGGAGCCGGCGCTGCCCGAATGGCGTACCTACGAATCCGAATTTGACGGCGGCGTTCCGCTGCTGGCGAGCACCGGCGCCGCCATCGACCTGGGCGCGATCGATGCCGCCGGCGACCGCGCCATCGAAGCGCTCAACGGCCACGCGCCGGACGATCCCGGGCTGCGCGAATGCGTCGCCTGGATGGCCCGGTCGGCGGCGTTGCGCCCCGTCGTTGACGCGTTCGCTGCCTGGCGCGACGACACACGCTGGATGCGGCCGTATTGTCCACTGTGCGGATCGGCACCCGCCATGGCGCAGCTGACCGGGATCGAGCCGGGCCGCCTGCGGCACCTGGTGTGCGGCCACTGCGCGACGCGCTGGCGGTACGGACGGACGACCTGCCCGTTCTGCGAAACCGAGTCGTCTCGGCTCTCGAGCCTCGCCGCCGAGGGCGAGTGTGGGCTTCGCATCGACTACTGCGAGACCTGCCGGGCCTATCTCAAGACCTACAACGGTCAGGGGCACGAAGCCGTACTTCTCGCCGACTGGACGTCACTGCACCTGGACCTCGCGGCGTGCGAGCGGGGCTGGCGGCGCGCGGCGGGCTCCCTTTACAGCTTCGACACGAACGATCCAGCGGCGCCTCCGGCATACCGGAGCGACTCCGACGATTCGGGGCTACCGGCAACGGCCGGCGGCTTAACCCGTGAATTGCTTAGGGATTAG
- a CDS encoding 4Fe-4S dicluster domain-containing protein encodes MSTVVNAGASRSTLVDITKCIGCRACQVACKQWNDKDGESTSFEEDLGFQNPAVLSAKTLTLISFHELVNDKAQGGVDYAFAMRRCLHCLEPACASACPTTALYRQDDGPVTYSADKCIGCRYCIWACPWGVPTAEWDSLAPKIQKCTHCADRCDQPLPASRNGVPLTAAEQTRAHETIQVPACVKACPADALRYGTRDDMLKEANRRIAARPGKYIDHIYGEKEAGGTSVLYLSSVPFEKLGFPTLSEEPYPAKSKVALGAVPPAVMLIGALLGTTYSFFKRRTAAGAGHHHPTFETLNRALMTPFNWAMLALVALGGLSILSRFVRGLGGSTNLSNTFPWGLWIVFDLIWIALAAGAFATAGIIYVLQRKDLYSLGRSAVFIGFLSYSFVTVTLIADLGLPWHFYQLGLNAPEHSAMFEVSWCVGLYVSVLLLEFLPVPLERYGYTGALALWKRWQGAYVAFAVTLFVFMLSRNVLYTAGTAIVFATLAWLFRTRDGAAGINDKPEPILLAIAAVTLSSMHQSSLGSLFLLMPEKVGPQWWSPVMPVSFFLSSIAAGTAVVILVEMWIAKGWKRPLRMTQLASLAQFTGWSLFVYLAFRLGDMALRGQLAGAFSGRLGLLFLSEIGLGGVVPLVLLARRDWRLNPALLLTATALTAAGVTFNRINVVLLAMTLRGAMPQIRPELYTPSLVEWGISIGLIAATIFLFGLAARLVPLLPADDPRQVAHG; translated from the coding sequence ATGAGCACCGTGGTCAATGCGGGCGCCTCGCGCTCGACGCTCGTCGACATCACCAAGTGCATCGGCTGCCGGGCCTGCCAGGTGGCCTGCAAGCAGTGGAACGACAAGGACGGCGAGTCCACGTCGTTCGAGGAAGATCTCGGCTTCCAGAATCCGGCCGTCCTGAGCGCCAAGACGCTGACGCTCATTTCTTTTCACGAACTGGTCAACGACAAGGCACAAGGCGGGGTCGACTACGCGTTCGCGATGCGGCGGTGCCTGCACTGCCTCGAGCCGGCGTGCGCGTCGGCCTGCCCGACCACGGCGCTCTACCGCCAGGACGACGGACCGGTCACCTACAGCGCCGACAAGTGCATCGGCTGCCGCTACTGCATCTGGGCGTGCCCGTGGGGGGTGCCGACCGCGGAGTGGGATTCGCTGGCGCCGAAGATCCAGAAATGCACGCACTGCGCCGACCGCTGCGATCAGCCGCTGCCCGCCTCGCGCAATGGCGTGCCGCTCACCGCCGCCGAGCAGACCCGCGCTCACGAGACCATCCAGGTGCCGGCGTGCGTGAAGGCGTGCCCCGCCGACGCGCTTCGCTACGGCACGCGCGACGACATGCTGAAGGAAGCGAACCGCCGGATCGCGGCGCGTCCCGGCAAGTACATCGACCACATCTACGGCGAAAAAGAAGCGGGCGGCACCAGCGTGCTCTACCTGTCGTCGGTGCCGTTCGAGAAGCTGGGGTTTCCGACGCTGTCAGAGGAGCCCTATCCGGCCAAGTCGAAGGTCGCGCTCGGGGCGGTCCCGCCGGCGGTGATGCTGATCGGCGCGCTCCTCGGGACGACTTACTCGTTTTTCAAGCGCCGGACGGCCGCGGGCGCCGGCCATCACCATCCGACGTTCGAGACGCTGAATCGCGCGCTGATGACGCCGTTCAACTGGGCGATGCTCGCGCTGGTGGCGCTCGGCGGCCTGTCGATTCTCTCGCGCTTCGTCCGCGGGCTCGGCGGCAGCACCAACCTCTCGAACACGTTCCCCTGGGGCCTGTGGATCGTCTTCGATCTGATTTGGATCGCGCTCGCCGCGGGCGCGTTCGCGACAGCCGGGATCATCTACGTCTTGCAGCGGAAGGACCTCTACTCGCTCGGTCGATCCGCCGTCTTCATCGGGTTCCTGAGCTACTCGTTCGTCACCGTGACGCTCATCGCCGACCTCGGTCTGCCGTGGCACTTCTATCAGCTCGGACTGAACGCGCCGGAGCATTCGGCGATGTTCGAGGTGTCGTGGTGCGTCGGTCTCTACGTCTCCGTGCTGCTGCTGGAGTTCCTGCCGGTGCCGCTCGAGCGCTACGGCTACACCGGCGCGCTGGCACTGTGGAAACGGTGGCAGGGAGCCTACGTCGCCTTCGCGGTCACGCTCTTCGTGTTCATGCTCTCGCGCAACGTGCTCTACACGGCCGGTACGGCGATCGTCTTCGCGACGCTGGCCTGGCTGTTCCGGACGCGCGATGGGGCCGCAGGGATCAACGACAAGCCCGAGCCGATCCTGCTCGCGATCGCGGCCGTCACGCTGTCGTCGATGCACCAGAGCTCGCTCGGTTCGCTCTTCCTGCTCATGCCCGAGAAGGTCGGCCCGCAGTGGTGGTCGCCGGTAATGCCGGTATCCTTCTTCCTGTCGTCGATCGCGGCCGGCACGGCCGTCGTGATCCTCGTGGAGATGTGGATCGCCAAGGGCTGGAAGCGGCCGCTGCGGATGACGCAGCTCGCCTCGCTCGCCCAGTTCACGGGCTGGTCACTGTTCGTCTATCTCGCGTTCCGCCTCGGCGACATGGCGCTGCGCGGACAGTTGGCCGGCGCCTTCAGCGGTCGCCTCGGGCTGCTGTTCCTGTCGGAGATCGGGCTCGGCGGCGTCGTGCCGCTCGTGCTGCTCGCGCGGCGCGACTGGCGGCTCAACCCGGCGCTGCTGCTGACGGCGACCGCGCTGACCGCCGCGGGCGTCACCTTCAACCGTATCAACGTCGTCCTGCTCGCGATGACGCTGCGCGGAGCGATGCCGCAGATCAGGCCCGAACTCTACACGCCGTCGCTCGTCGAGTGGGGGATCTCGATCGGCCTGATCGCCGCGACGATCTTCCTGTTCGGGCTTGCCGCGCGGCTGGTGCCGCTGCTGCCGGCCGACGACCCGCGACAGGTTGCGCACGGATGA